The genomic interval AAGCGCATAGCCTTCCTTCCCCGGCTGCTCCAAGGGAAGCAACCTCACCTTGGTGCGGCGACGAAGCTCATCCCGGCAGGTGTTGCTGACGATGTGGTAAAGCCAGGTAATAAAAGAACACTCGCCCCGAAACTGGGCGAACTTCCTGAAAGCCTTGATCAGCGCTTCCTGGGCCATATCCTCGGCATCTTCATGGTTGCCCATAAACCGGTAGGCTAGGTTATAAACCTGGGGGATGTACTGCTGGATGAGCTTCTCAAAGGCTTCCACGTTGCCCTTGCGCGCTTTAGCTATCAAGGCATCGTCAGGTATCAAGTGAAAGCCTCCTCCGTAAACCAGTTGCTTCCAGCTAGGATGCGGTTCCTCCGCTCCGCCCAGCCCTCAATTCGGCCAACCACCAAGGGGGCACCGCCCGGTCAGGCATGTGGCTTGGCCACATGGGGCATTCACTAATCTTACCAGGTTGAAATTCGACAGGAAAAACTTTCTTCCTGCTAAAGTCCCCTCCACCCCTCGGGCCGGAATGCCCCTCCAGCAGCAATGACCTGATCTAGACGCTTCAGCAATTCAGCTTGGGCCCGCCCATCCTTTTTTAAGGTGGCTCCCAGAAGGAGATAATTGGAGGCATGGTTGGTACGGAAAATGCAGTTGGTAAGCGATAGACCTGCTATTAACAATCGGAGCTCCCGGGCTATTTCTAAAGGCCCAGGCACCTGAAACTCTCCCCGTTCCACCCGGCGGGCCAAGGGGGTGTCGGGAGGCACCATCAGGGTCAGGGCGCCCAGGTAAGGAGGATCCATTTGGTTTAGGACCTTGGCGGTTTCGCGGGCGTGCTCCTCCCAACGGTCGCGCCCGCCCAGCCCCAGGATAATGGTAACCGAGAGGTCGATGCCGGCCTCCTTGGCCTTTCTGGCCGCCTCCACCATGTCAGCTGGGGTGGCCCCCTTATGCATCTGCCGCAAAATGGCCTCGCTCCCGCTTTCCAAGCCCAAATAGAGCATAGTCAGGCCCGCCTGGCGCAGGGCCCGCAGTTCTTCCGGGGACTTCTTTATAATATCCTTGGGCCCAGCATAAGCCGTAATTCTTTCCATCCAGGGAAAGCGCTGATAAATCTTCGCCATCACCTGAAGCAGGAAATCAGAATCAGCGGCCAAGGCATCGCCATCAGCTAGAAATACCCGCCGGAAGCCGTGAGCATAGGGAGCAAACTCTTCCAGATCCTGCTCCACTTCTTCCAGGCTCCTCACCCGAAAGCGCTTGGTGCGGTACATGGTGCAGAAGGAACAAGCGTTGTGGGAGCAGCCAATGGTAGCTTGTATAATCAGGCTTTCCGCCTCGCTGGGCGGCCGCCATAAAGGCATATCATAACCCATGCTTAACCCTCCCCGCTCAGATTTTTATAGCTTAAAGCATAGCACAAGTACGAATGCTCCTCAAAGCTCTGCCTGCGGTTGGCTATTCATGCGGCTACCAATAATGCTAAAATGGTTGCATGGGCGGTCCGGCTGGGAGGAAGCTGGTTCCTTGAGGAGAGGAGGAGAAGGTAATGGCTGCAGGAACTTTAAGTACCCGGATCACCGAGATGCTAGGCATCCGCTATCCCATCATCCAGGGCGGCATGCAGTGGCTTTCTAACGCCCGCTTCGCCGCCGAGGTGTCCAACGCCGGCGGCTTGGGCATGATTACGGCCGCCAGCCATGCTAGCCGGGAGAGCCTAAGAAACGAGATCCGGGCCGCCAAGGATCTCACCGATAAACCCTTTGGAGTCAACATTTCCATGCTCCCGGAGATCACCTCGGGCGACATGACCTGGGATTACGTGGAGACAGTGATAGAAGAGCAGGTGCCGGTAGTGGAAACTTCCGGACGCAGCCCGGAACCTTATATCGGCGCCTTGCGCCAAGCCGGCATCAGGGTCATCCACAAGGTGCCAGCGGTGCGCTATGCCAAAAAAGCAGAAGCTTTAGGGGTAGATGCGGTGACCATCGTGGGCTTCGAGTGCGGCGGCCATCCTGGCATGGATGATGTAACCACCCTGATCTTGGTGCCGCGGGCCGCCGAGTCCCTTTCCATCCCGGTCATCGCCGGAGGAGGGATAGCCGATGCCCGGGGGCTAGTGGCCGCCCTAGCCTTGGGTGCCGAAGGGGTGGTGATGGGTACCCGCTTCGTGGCCACCAAGGAGTGCATCGCCCACCCCCATTTCAAAGAATGGATGGTCAAGGCCCAGGAAACCGACACCATCATGATCCTCCGTTCCATCAGAAACGCCATGCGAGTGGCCAAGAACGCCGCCGCCCAGAGGGCACTGGAAATGGAAGAGCAGGGCGCCTCTTTGCCAGAGCTGTTAACCGTAGTGGGTGGACAAATCGGCCGGAAGGCCTTGTTTGAGGGTGATCTGGAAGGCGGCACCTTTGCCATCGGTCAAGCCATCGGGCTCATCCATGAAATTAAGTCGGTAAGGGAAGTAATCGAGGACATGGTGCAAGAGGCCGAAGTAATTTACCGGCGCTTGGGTCAGTGCTTGGCTTGACCTGGTAATTAGATTAGGAACTTGGGGGCCAGATGCCGCAACCAATCAAGAGGGGAGGAAAAAGCCTCATTATGGCGTTAAATGCCGGTCCTCTTCGAGCCGCCTTGAGCTTCCTTGTCCGCATACATCCTGGCATCAGCCACTGCAAGCAGCGTATTTAAGTCTTTTCCGTCCGCCGGAAACCGCGCCAGCCCCACCGATAGGCTCAAGGGTATCTCCAGGCCGGAAAAGCGTATCGCTTTCAGATGTTTCTCGAGCCGGGCCCGGAGAGTTTCCAGGCGCGGCCCTTTGTCCGGGAAGAGAATGACAAATTCGTCGCCCCCGTAGCGGCTCACCAGGTCCCCCTCCCGGACGCTTTTCTGGATGGCCTGCGCTGCCCATTTCAGCGCTTCGTCCCCGCACTGGTGCCCCGAGGTGTCATTGATTTCCTTCATTTTGTCCAGGTCTAGAATGGCCAGCGCCGGATTGCACTTCCCTTCCTGGGCCTCCTTCAGCGCTCGCTCCGCTTTGGCGAAAAAGGCCCGCCGGTTGTACAGCCCAGTAAGCGGGTCGCTCTCAGCTTCGCGCCGGTACTGGCGCGAGTCCCGGGCCAGTTTCACAACCATCAGAAGCAACGAGTAAAGAACCAAAGCAGTACCGATGTTGGAAAGAATAAGTTCACTCACTATTCTTTTCAGCAAAGGAGAGAGACGAAAAAACTCCCCCAGAAGGTCCAAGGAGATACCGGCTAGCACTAACGGCAGGCCGATTAAAAGCAGAACCCCGCTTGCTCTGACTTTCAGTTGAGAAGTACGGATAAGCCGTGCCAGCCAGACGAGTGCCAGAAGGTAAATAAGACCCTTGCTCCCCTTGCAGATCACGCGCAGCCAGTCAACGAGGTAGACTCTTTCCAGGCTCATCCCCTCTTACCCTGCTGCCCTATTGGCGGCTACGGCTTTTCTAAAAGCCACCAATTACTGGCGCAGGCGTATGTACTTTCCCGGCAACACACGCCCAAAGCATTGACGGGACCCGGCGGGTTAAAGGCGCATAACTTTGTGGTTCTGTGAAGCCTCGTTCCCAATGCGGCTATTAGATGTCCATCTCCGCAGTAACTTCGCTTGAGCGTAACACTGCACCGTTGATTAGGGAACCGAGGGTTCGGACCGCGGAATAAGCCTCAGAGTGCTATGAGTCAGAAACCCGTTGCTGGGTTGGCGCACTCGGGCCTTTTTCTTCCCAGGTCTCTTTAAGGGAAGCTTCAGCGTAGGCAAAAAGCTCCTCCCCGTCTTTCCCGTTGTCGGGGTAGACCGCAATTCCGTAGCTCCACGTCCCGGGGAGGAGACCCTCCTGTTTTGTTATTACCACCTGTGCGCCTTCTTTCCCTGTAAGTGGGAGAACCAGCGCCAGCGTGTTGCTGCTGAGCTCTATGACGGTGTCTATTTCGCGCAAGTGCCGCCGCGCCTGCCTGGCACATTCGCCTATTTTCCCCTTGCCCAACCTTTCAGACCTGGCCAGGACCAGAGCTACCTTCAGTCTGCCCCTTCTCGCCCGGTTGATCTCGTTTCTGAGCACTTTATGGAGCAGCTCCGTAGGGCTAACCTCTCCCCTGGCGCCCGGGCCTATCAGCTTTTCTACACGGCGCACCAGATGCTCTACCGAGTAAGGCTTGCAGAGGTACTCCACCGCTCCCAATTCTACAGCCCGCCTGACCACAGAGACGTTGCTTTCGACCGTCACCACCATGACCGGTACATATCGGTACTCGGGAAGTCCCTTAAGGTTTTCTAGCACAGCCAGGCCGTCCATTCCCGCAAGGCGGATGTCGAGGATGACCAGGTCGTACGGTTCTCCTTTTCCCCTGGCCTTAGCTAGCGCCTCTTGGCCGCTGGCAGCTTCGTCCACCAAATAGCCTTTCTCCTCCAATGCTCTCCTGCACGAAAACCTGGCGAGGGCCGAGTCTTCTACCAGCAAAATGCTCTTTTCCGGGAAGGCTAGCAAGGGTTTTGCCCCCTTCGAGATCGGCTTTCGGTCCCGGAATCTGGCCCGGGGTTTATCAAGCTCTTCTCTCCTGCATGCTTGGAGACAAAGGCCGAACTGAGATACTGCCCCAGCCTCTGGGGTTTCGGGGCTGCCGCATCGATATCTCTCCGGCTCAGCCAGTTACGTTATCCGTATTCGACACAAGCTGCCAGTTTCCTCCAAGGTAACGCACCTTGAGCGTACGGGATGGTCAGCTGACATGAATGTCCCCGGGCTCCAGCGTGGCCATTGATATGTTCACGATTACCGTTTTGACTACTCCCGCCTCACCATGCCCCAGAGCTTCAAGAAGTTCTTGCGCTTGACAGCAGTTTATATCAGGTGGCTGAGAAACTGTTCTTACCTCCCATACCGGGAAGCATATCGATACACGGTGATCAAATTGGCAGCTCGGACGCCATCATCCAGGATGCCGGCCGAGCTCCCAAAGATGTAGCCTCCGCCCCGGCCGGCCATGCTTAGAAGCCCCCGTACCTGGTCCTCAAGCTCCTCGGCCCGGCGGGGGCTGGCCAGCCATTGGTAATCCAAATTGCCCATTAAACAGATCCTCCGGCCATACTCGGCCCAAAGCTGGCCCAAATCCATACCCGCCGATGCCTCCAAACCGTGAAGGCCAGAAAAGCCTGCCTCCACCAGGTCCGGGAGAATAGCCCGAATATCGCCATCACTATGAAAAAAGATGGGTAAGCTGGGATCGTCCCTGCGAAGCTCTTCCACCATGAACCTGAGCCAAGGCCAAAATACCTCCCGCCAAAGGGCGGGGCGGATATAGGTACCGGAATTGTAAGCCACATCGTCGCCGATGATTATGCCGTGGACCCCGGCTTCTAAGTACCGTCGGGCCGCTTCCAGCCCCGCCCGGGCGAACTTGGGTACCAACTCGAAAACCGCCTGGTCCCGGGTGGCTACTCTTAAGAGGAAATCCATCAGCTCATAATGCCTGGCAGTGCCCTGAAAAGGACCGTCCACTACTGCCCAGAGGAAAAAGTCAGTATGGGTGCGCCACCATCCTACTTCATCGGGCAAGATGGGGGCCGGTGCCGGCCCGCCGCCAGCCGGGGTCACGAAAGCGAGGAAGTCCATTTCCAAAAGCTCCAGCACCTGAGCCCGCTCCTCCCGGCTCACCGGTGCCCAACGCGCCTCCCCTTCTCCCTCCGACCCCTGGTTCAGTCCAGCCGGTAGCAAGGGTCCGCCTTCTTTCTCCATCCTCGGCTCCACCCCCAGCTCCTGCTGTAAGGCTCGAATTAGGCCGTCGGTGAGCTGCCACTCCCCCTTGGGGACCCGATCAACTGGCTCGTGATTAATAGCTTTGAACACTCGCTGGGCCCTGGTCACGCCAACCATCCTCTTTTATCAACTGCTCTGGACGGAAATGAAAGCTCAGAAATGAAGGTATCGTTGAAGCTGGGCACCAGCATCAACTCCAGATACTGGTCCTCCCTGGCAATCTGCTCAGCCCGGCGGCGCTCAGCCTGGGAGATTAAAAGCAGCCGAGCCCCGGTACCAGCAGCATTACCCACCTGACGGAAGCGCTCCCGGGGCAAGTCAGGAAGCATGCCAATGGCGATGGCGCTCTCCAAGCGGAGGTGGGTGCCAAAGGCTCCAGCTACAATTACCTTGCTTATGCTATCCGGGCCTAAGCCTGCCGCCTCCAACAAAAGCTTGGTCCCGGCAGCAATAGCCGCTTTGGCCAACTGAATTTCATTGATGTCCTTTTGGGTGATGACCAGGTCGTGGCCGGTACCGCTCTCCTCCCGCGGAACCAGCACAAATTCCCAAGGTTCACCAGAGCTGGGCCGTCGCACCCGGGGATGGTCGGGCCGGAGCCGGCCCCTACCATCGACGACGCCGTGGCGATAAAACTCCGCCACCGCATCAAGGATGCCTGAGCCGCAAATGCCCAGTGGCGGGGCATTTCCCACCGTCCAATAATTGACTTTTATGCCAGCTTCGGCCAGCTCCACCTTCTCGATGGCGCCTGTCACCGCCCGCATACCATAACGAATATGGGCTCCCTCAAAGGCAGGGCCAGAAGCGCAGGAGCAGGACATCATCTGGCCCCTCCAAGCCAAGACGATTTCAGTATTGGTGCCGATGTCCAGGCCCAAAACCACCGGATCCGAGCTTGACTTGCCTATCCGGCTCCCTAGCACCATGGCCACATGATCGGCCCCCACAAACCCGGCCACATTGGGGGCCAGGTAGACATAGGCCCCGGGGGCCAGCTTAAGCCCCAGCTCCCTAGCCTTCACCTCCACCGGCGCGCTCACCGAGGGCACATAGGGGGCCCGAGCTAGTTGCGCCACTGGCAGGCCCAGCAACAAGTGGTGCATGGCGGTATTGCCCACGATGACTGCTTCGGCGATGTCGGCCCGAGAAAGGCTGATGCCAGCTCCAAGCTGAGTCTTAGCTTCCTGCAGGAGATCATCCACTAGGCTATTTAACCCGGTAATTATGGCTTGGCGAATCTCGTGATATTTTTCCGCTCCCTCCAAGGCGTAGGCCAAGCGGGCCATCACGTCTTCCCCATAGGCAATCTGGGGATTCATGATACCAGAAGCCGCAAGAGTTTGGCCCGTCTCCATGTCCACCAAAAAGCCCGCTACCTTGGTGGTGCCTAAATCCACCGCCAATCCCAGCACTGGAGCCGCATCAGCTGAACCGGGCAGCTTCACCCCCACGAGCTCACCCTGGCGGACCAGGGCCCACCCGGGCCCGTCCGCGGCCAAAGGTTCAATATTAGCCATAGCCACCAGGTCGATTCTAGGCTCTTCCAGGGCCTGCCTCACCTGCTCCAGCACTGGCACCGGGTATTCCAAGGTGGTTTTGATAAATTCCATTGGGTAACGGCGCAAAGGCGGGTCCAGCTCCACCTCCACCGCTTCCCCTTCCACCTGCAGCTTCTGAACCCCGGTTAGCGACTCCGGGGGTATGGCCACCTTGATGCGCCCAGGGCCGGCAACGGTCGCCTGACAAGCCAGCCGATAGCCCTGCTCCAGCTCTTTTGGGCTGAGCAACCGGCGCTCACTATCGTTGGGCGGTGAAAGCCGTGCCCGGCCCTCCTCCACCGCCCCGGCAGCACCTGCCGACTGGTTTTTCCCATCCTCCTCTACCCGGACCCGGCAGCGGCCACACCGGCCCCTGCCCCCACAAGGGGCGGTCACCCCGCCAGTTCCTAGCCCCAAGCCTAAATCCCGGACTACCTCGAGCAAGCTTTGCCCGATTTTGGCCTCCACCCTCCGGCCTACTGGCTCCAAATCAACTGTCACAGTCGCTTTCTCCGTCATCTTGACGCCACCTCTCCCCCACCTGGCCAAGCTGTAGCTGGCCGCCGGCCGGAACGTTTGGGCACCGGTTGCCCTAACATCCAGCTCTTTAACGGGCAGATTGAGACTATTGGTAATGCTCGCTATAGTAATACTATAACTTTGGTGCCAATTCCTTTTCTGCTCCCGATTCTGTCTCCCTGGCCCCCGTCGGCCATCGGCCAGCTTTGCCTTGCACCTTAGGTGAGCAAAGAACACCGGGTAACTCCGGGCTTGGCTCTTGGCGGATAAATACTTTCTGCTGAAATAGGTCTCAAAAGCTTCTCGTTCGGACAGGTGGCAATCGCATTGGCAAGACTAAGGCTGCCGGAAACTGCATGGGTGCCGGTGCTGCTTTGCCTCCCTACTTGCGGAGCCTCAAAGCTAGCTGCCTCTCCTCTCTTCATTCACCCAATGAACCAGGCTTCTCTGTTCACCCGTCTCGGGGCCGGAGCCAGCGGCATGCACTGTTTTGGAGGCCTGATCCAGCTCCATTCCCAGGGCAATGAGGGCGGACATGGCCAAAGTCCCGGTGCGCCCGATGCCGGCACCGCAATGGATGAGGATCGATTGGCCGGATTTTAAACCATCGGCGATGGAGTGAGCCAATTTCAAGAAACCCTGCCTATCCTCGGGAACACCAAAATCGGGAATGGGAAACTGTTCCCAGGAGTAAGCCTCCCGGAACCGCCCCTCCTGGATGGCGGCCCAGTATTCTGGAGCTTTGCGCTTAATTTCGTCTTCCGACGCTAAGCAGACTATACGTTGAATGCCGCTTGCTACCAAAGCTTTTTCGGCTTCGGCTATCGGTTCAAACCGGCCCGGCATGCGGGAAAGGAAAAGCTTCCCATCTACAAAGTCTGGCAAAGTCACCGGCCGCAACCCAAAGTTCAAAAAGTCGCCCACCAACATCCCTCCGTCAAGAAGTTTCTGCCTGAGCCTCAGGGGCTTGGAACTGCGGGCATACCCGGTCTAGCTTCTGGACCGGAGCTGCAAACAAAAGCACCGAATCGCCAGGCTGCAGTATAGTATCCCCGTGCGGCACCATCATGTGCTGGTCCCGGATCACTGCTACCTAAGCCGCCAATGATGCCCACAGCCAAGGCCAACGTTACCAGAATCAAGCCCTCTTCAATAGGGTGGCCTTCAGCTATGCTCTTTCCGTGAACCACGTGCCAAAAACCTCCTTAAGCGTCCAAGCAATACGGCTGGTCAGAGCTAAATTGTGGCCCTAAATCATAAGTATAGCACTGGCTGCAAATAAGACCCAGCCAAGCCGCCCCCTTAAGGTTTCAAAGTCAAGGCCTATGGGAGCAATTTGAAGCCGCGGGAGCGCCTTTGAAAGAGCAACAACAATAGGCAAATAGACAGGCTATGGGGGCGGAAGGATTCTTGGCAAATAGGTGGAATATAACCCTTATAATAAGAGAGAGGGATTAGCCCCGGCAGGATAGGAGGATGGCAGGGCTAGCTGTTACCGAAAACGCCTGCAATATCTCATCCTCGCAGGACGGCAGGGAGGTAGGTCAAGGTGCCCATCACCGAGATATTGTCCCGCAATGCGCGGATGTACCCCCATGAGACCAGCTTAATTGAGCGCGATCCGGCTATAGGACGCCGGAGGGAAATAACTTGGCTAGAATTTGAAACCATGGCCAACCGGTTGGCTTGGGCCTTGATGGCCCGGGGCGTTAAGCCGGGGGACAGGGTAGCGCTTCTGATGATGAATTGTCTAGAATGGCTCCCAATCTACTTTGGCATTCTTAAGACCGGGGCTTTGGCCGTGCCTTTGAACTTCCGGTTCACTGCCGAAGAGATCAAGAAATGTATCGATACTGCCGAAGCCAAGGTGCTCATTTATGGACCAGAATTCCAGGAGAGAATAGGGCAGATCAGCAGCCAACTGCCCAGCCTGGAGTGCATGATTTTTGTAGGGGAAAGCCCGGATGGCCCTGCCGAAGCCTTCTTTGAAGTAATAGAACGAGCTCCCAGTCACGACCTGGGCATAGCTATTCGGGATGAGGATGATGCTGCCCTTTACTTTACTTCCGGGACTACTGGGACCCCGAAACCGATCATCTTGACCCACGCCAACCTGGTGTCGGCTTGTATAACCGAAAACCGCCACCATCTCCAACAGCATGATGACAATTTCCTCTGCATCCCCCCGCTCTACCACACTGGGGCTAAGATGCACTGGTTCGGAAGCTTGCTGGTGGGCTCAAGAGCAGTGATCCTCCGCGGCGTAACCCCCCAGTGGATCTTGGAAGCGGTATCGGAAGAAAAGGCTACCATCGTCTGGCTCCTGGTTCCCTGGGCTCAAGATATCTTGGATGCCATTGAAAGTGGAGAGGTGGACCTTTCCGACTATGAGCTAGAACAATGGTGGCTGATGCATATCGGCGCTCAGCCCGTGCCTCCTAGCCTCATCCATAGGTGGAAGCAATACTTCCCGCGCCAGATGTACGATACCAATTATGGCCTGAGCGAGTCCACCGGGCCGGGGTGCGTCCACCTGGGCATTGAAAACATTCACAAGGTCGGAGCCATCGGCCTACCCGGCTTCAACTGGCAAGCTTTGATCG from Clostridia bacterium carries:
- a CDS encoding sigma-70 family RNA polymerase sigma factor, giving the protein MIPDDALIAKARKGNVEAFEKLIQQYIPQVYNLAYRFMGNHEDAEDMAQEALIKAFRKFAQFRGECSFITWLYHIVSNTCRDELRRRTKVRLLPLEQPGKEGYALEAETEVASAQNPSPEAIYEKKELGQEIEDLICHLNPDYRLVLVMREFENLSYEEIAARLGCSMGTVKSRLSRARQILKDRILNLREQNQARFRPRGEGRVRGGLR
- a CDS encoding radical SAM protein gives rise to the protein MGYDMPLWRPPSEAESLIIQATIGCSHNACSFCTMYRTKRFRVRSLEEVEQDLEEFAPYAHGFRRVFLADGDALAADSDFLLQVMAKIYQRFPWMERITAYAGPKDIIKKSPEELRALRQAGLTMLYLGLESGSEAILRQMHKGATPADMVEAARKAKEAGIDLSVTIILGLGGRDRWEEHARETAKVLNQMDPPYLGALTLMVPPDTPLARRVERGEFQVPGPLEIARELRLLIAGLSLTNCIFRTNHASNYLLLGATLKKDGRAQAELLKRLDQVIAAGGAFRPEGWRGL
- a CDS encoding nitronate monooxygenase; amino-acid sequence: MAAGTLSTRITEMLGIRYPIIQGGMQWLSNARFAAEVSNAGGLGMITAASHASRESLRNEIRAAKDLTDKPFGVNISMLPEITSGDMTWDYVETVIEEQVPVVETSGRSPEPYIGALRQAGIRVIHKVPAVRYAKKAEALGVDAVTIVGFECGGHPGMDDVTTLILVPRAAESLSIPVIAGGGIADARGLVAALALGAEGVVMGTRFVATKECIAHPHFKEWMVKAQETDTIMILRSIRNAMRVAKNAAAQRALEMEEQGASLPELLTVVGGQIGRKALFEGDLEGGTFAIGQAIGLIHEIKSVREVIEDMVQEAEVIYRRLGQCLA
- a CDS encoding GGDEF domain-containing protein produces the protein MSLERVYLVDWLRVICKGSKGLIYLLALVWLARLIRTSQLKVRASGVLLLIGLPLVLAGISLDLLGEFFRLSPLLKRIVSELILSNIGTALVLYSLLLMVVKLARDSRQYRREAESDPLTGLYNRRAFFAKAERALKEAQEGKCNPALAILDLDKMKEINDTSGHQCGDEALKWAAQAIQKSVREGDLVSRYGGDEFVILFPDKGPRLETLRARLEKHLKAIRFSGLEIPLSLSVGLARFPADGKDLNTLLAVADARMYADKEAQGGSKRTGI
- a CDS encoding response regulator; this encodes MLAFPEKSILLVEDSALARFSCRRALEEKGYLVDEAASGQEALAKARGKGEPYDLVILDIRLAGMDGLAVLENLKGLPEYRYVPVMVVTVESNVSVVRRAVELGAVEYLCKPYSVEHLVRRVEKLIGPGARGEVSPTELLHKVLRNEINRARRGRLKVALVLARSERLGKGKIGECARQARRHLREIDTVIELSSNTLALVLPLTGKEGAQVVITKQEGLLPGTWSYGIAVYPDNGKDGEELFAYAEASLKETWEEKGPSAPTQQRVSDS
- a CDS encoding DUF4445 domain-containing protein, giving the protein MTEKATVTVDLEPVGRRVEAKIGQSLLEVVRDLGLGLGTGGVTAPCGGRGRCGRCRVRVEEDGKNQSAGAAGAVEEGRARLSPPNDSERRLLSPKELEQGYRLACQATVAGPGRIKVAIPPESLTGVQKLQVEGEAVEVELDPPLRRYPMEFIKTTLEYPVPVLEQVRQALEEPRIDLVAMANIEPLAADGPGWALVRQGELVGVKLPGSADAAPVLGLAVDLGTTKVAGFLVDMETGQTLAASGIMNPQIAYGEDVMARLAYALEGAEKYHEIRQAIITGLNSLVDDLLQEAKTQLGAGISLSRADIAEAVIVGNTAMHHLLLGLPVAQLARAPYVPSVSAPVEVKARELGLKLAPGAYVYLAPNVAGFVGADHVAMVLGSRIGKSSSDPVVLGLDIGTNTEIVLAWRGQMMSCSCASGPAFEGAHIRYGMRAVTGAIEKVELAEAGIKVNYWTVGNAPPLGICGSGILDAVAEFYRHGVVDGRGRLRPDHPRVRRPSSGEPWEFVLVPREESGTGHDLVITQKDINEIQLAKAAIAAGTKLLLEAAGLGPDSISKVIVAGAFGTHLRLESAIAIGMLPDLPRERFRQVGNAAGTGARLLLISQAERRRAEQIAREDQYLELMLVPSFNDTFISELSFPSRAVDKRGWLA
- a CDS encoding tyrosine-protein phosphatase yields the protein MGDFLNFGLRPVTLPDFVDGKLFLSRMPGRFEPIAEAEKALVASGIQRIVCLASEDEIKRKAPEYWAAIQEGRFREAYSWEQFPIPDFGVPEDRQGFLKLAHSIADGLKSGQSILIHCGAGIGRTGTLAMSALIALGMELDQASKTVHAAGSGPETGEQRSLVHWVNEERRGS
- a CDS encoding AMP-binding protein, encoding MPITEILSRNARMYPHETSLIERDPAIGRRREITWLEFETMANRLAWALMARGVKPGDRVALLMMNCLEWLPIYFGILKTGALAVPLNFRFTAEEIKKCIDTAEAKVLIYGPEFQERIGQISSQLPSLECMIFVGESPDGPAEAFFEVIERAPSHDLGIAIRDEDDAALYFTSGTTGTPKPIILTHANLVSACITENRHHLQQHDDNFLCIPPLYHTGAKMHWFGSLLVGSRAVILRGVTPQWILEAVSEEKATIVWLLVPWAQDILDAIESGEVDLSDYELEQWWLMHIGAQPVPPSLIHRWKQYFPRQMYDTNYGLSESTGPGCVHLGIENIHKVGAIGLPGFNWQALIVDDHGRPVPQGQVGELIVKGPGVMRGYYKNPEATRNALKDGWLYTGDMARQDEDGFIYLVDRKKDLVITGGENIFPVEIEDFLRAHEAIKDAAVIGMPDRRLGEIPVAIVEVKPGRHLTEAMVLAYCQALPRYKRPRRVFFDRVPRNPTGKIEKPKLRERYCGGGERPTLARAGVV